One part of the Aliivibrio fischeri ATCC 7744 = JCM 18803 = DSM 507 genome encodes these proteins:
- a CDS encoding DUF7683 domain-containing protein, translated as MYELNFFDKDTEELIYEFELNNLSDENVFSIFGFSLDGNCADVSKDHLLQIERHVDLRFPSEDYDISICQVE; from the coding sequence ATGTATGAACTTAACTTTTTTGATAAAGATACAGAAGAATTGATTTATGAATTTGAACTAAATAATTTAAGTGATGAAAATGTATTTAGTATTTTTGGATTTTCGCTTGATGGAAATTGTGCAGATGTAAGTAAAGATCATTTGCTCCAAATTGAACGTCATGTTGATTTAAGGTTTCCTTCTGAAGATTATGATATATCAATATGTCAAGTTGAATGA
- a CDS encoding phosphotransferase codes for MFDLSRISGFENASITQTDTLQTLWGGYGELVRLHLRNAPTSSVIVKQITLPKPKVHPRGWNTDRSHQRKLDSYQVELNWYQDYANSVSLYNPVPCCLYVEQRDNELVLVLEDLATAGFPLVKTDVSLDEAKACLTWLAYFHIEHLDTQPIGLWETGTYWHLDTRPDELEALTDLPLKNAALKIDQTLKNTRYQTLVHGDAKLANFCFSEDGKHVAAVDFQYIGKGCGMKDVILFISSCIPPEKCAELESELLDHYFEQIKHALGENQLETALEIEAEWRPLYCIAWADFHRFVKGWSPEHWKINGYTEGLKLRALGVLGE; via the coding sequence ATGTTTGATTTATCACGTATTTCGGGTTTCGAAAACGCATCAATTACTCAGACTGATACGCTACAAACCTTGTGGGGCGGTTATGGGGAATTGGTGCGTTTGCATTTACGCAATGCTCCTACCTCCTCGGTTATCGTCAAACAAATCACGTTACCAAAACCTAAAGTGCATCCTAGAGGTTGGAATACGGATCGCTCGCATCAACGTAAACTTGATTCATACCAAGTGGAACTTAACTGGTATCAAGATTATGCCAACTCAGTGTCACTGTATAACCCTGTACCCTGTTGTTTATACGTGGAGCAACGTGATAATGAGCTCGTGTTAGTACTTGAAGATCTGGCGACCGCTGGCTTTCCTCTGGTAAAAACCGACGTATCATTAGACGAAGCCAAAGCCTGTTTAACTTGGCTGGCGTATTTTCATATCGAGCACTTAGACACACAGCCAATAGGATTATGGGAAACGGGTACTTATTGGCATTTAGACACGCGCCCTGATGAGCTTGAAGCCTTAACAGATTTACCATTAAAAAACGCTGCGCTTAAGATTGATCAAACACTTAAAAATACCCGCTATCAAACCCTTGTACATGGTGATGCTAAATTAGCGAACTTCTGTTTTTCTGAAGATGGAAAACACGTTGCTGCGGTTGATTTCCAATACATAGGAAAAGGCTGCGGCATGAAGGATGTGATTTTATTTATCAGTAGTTGTATTCCCCCAGAAAAATGCGCAGAGCTTGAGAGCGAACTACTCGACCACTACTTTGAGCAAATCAAACACGCATTAGGGGAAAACCAATTAGAAACAGCCCTTGAGATAGAAGCAGAATGGCGACCTCTGTATTGCATCGCATGGGCTGATTTCCATCGCTTTGTAAAAGGCTGGAGCCCAGAGCATTGGAAGATAAATGGGTATACTGAGGGGCTTAAATTAAGGGCTTTGGGTGTGTTAGGTGAATAA
- a CDS encoding RNA methyltransferase, whose amino-acid sequence MTKGYSCIGLVNPKTPENVGSVMRAAGCYGVNSVFYTGKRYDIAKQFCTDTKSQHLNLPLIGVEDLRDIVPLDCVPVAVDLIEGAKPLPDYKHPPRAFYIFGPEDGTLKKEITDFCRETIYVPTNGCMNLAAAVNVIMYDRMAKGDNFSNHK is encoded by the coding sequence ATGACTAAAGGCTATTCTTGTATTGGTTTAGTAAATCCAAAAACACCTGAAAACGTAGGCTCTGTAATGCGCGCTGCGGGTTGCTATGGCGTAAACTCTGTATTCTACACAGGGAAGCGTTATGACATTGCTAAGCAGTTTTGTACGGATACAAAAAGTCAGCATTTAAACCTACCGTTAATCGGTGTTGAAGATCTAAGAGACATCGTTCCTCTAGATTGCGTGCCTGTGGCCGTTGATTTGATTGAAGGCGCAAAACCACTGCCAGATTACAAGCACCCACCACGAGCGTTTTACATTTTTGGCCCTGAAGATGGTACGCTGAAAAAAGAGATCACCGATTTCTGTCGTGAAACGATTTACGTACCAACCAATGGATGTATGAACCTTGCGGCTGCGGTAAACGTGATCATGTACGATCGCATGGCAAAAGGCGACAACTTCTCAAACCATAAGTAA
- a CDS encoding LabA-like NYN domain-containing protein: MKTVAILVDVQNIYYTTRDVYQRHFDYNTLWAKVTEGRTVVGANAYAIARSDDKQKQFHNILRGIGFDVKLKPFIQRRDGSAKGDWDVGITLDAIELAEQADIVVLLSGDGDFDLLIKRIQSRFNKEVEVYGVADLTANSLIDAADRFIPIEDNLLL, encoded by the coding sequence ATGAAAACAGTAGCAATTTTGGTTGATGTGCAAAACATCTATTACACCACGCGTGATGTTTACCAACGTCATTTCGATTACAACACATTATGGGCAAAAGTAACCGAAGGAAGAACCGTGGTGGGAGCGAACGCTTATGCTATTGCCCGTAGCGACGATAAACAAAAGCAGTTTCATAATATTCTTCGTGGTATTGGTTTTGATGTTAAGTTAAAACCCTTTATTCAGCGTCGTGATGGCTCGGCAAAGGGCGATTGGGATGTAGGGATCACCCTTGATGCCATTGAACTGGCTGAGCAGGCGGATATTGTGGTTTTATTGTCTGGTGATGGGGATTTTGATTTACTCATTAAGCGAATTCAGTCACGTTTTAATAAAGAAGTTGAAGTGTATGGCGTAGCAGATTTAACTGCTAATTCACTCATTGATGCGGCAGATCGCTTTATTCCAATTGAAGATAATCTATTGTTATAA
- a CDS encoding alpha-amylase family protein: MSQATQQHSDPVPIVSNVILHAFDWSYQRITEQAELIAQLGYRSVLVSPAMKSLNLPSGTKWWQRYQPQDYRLIDNPLGDTFDFKRMVERLTELNIWVYVDVVFNHMANESDIRADLEYPNQWDREDYVKEPEKYEALTLFGDLSEPLFTENDFVEAFGIENWNDKWEVQNGRISGGPHDPGLPTLADNEHVIAQQRAYLKALKAIGVKGFRIDAAKHMSLEHLEKVWDEEITHDIHIFGEIITDGGATKEEYETFLSPYLQETKLGAYDFPLFNTLYQALEGEGSLTSLIDPYIYGMALSPLRAITFATTHDIPNNQVFQDLVMSEEHEWLAYAYLFGRDGGIPLIYSEYEISGFKNTEGKPRWKDEWCSKRMTQLIGFYHEMYGETQTQVEASDEHLVFARGERGLVAINKSDHNIEVNVAVKADIVWLEHTSQTYHAPQQGNLRFFIPAKSYLLFSR, from the coding sequence ATGAGTCAAGCAACACAGCAGCATTCCGATCCGGTTCCTATCGTGAGTAACGTGATACTTCACGCTTTTGATTGGAGCTATCAACGAATTACTGAACAAGCTGAATTAATTGCTCAATTGGGCTATCGCTCAGTGCTTGTTTCTCCTGCCATGAAATCTCTTAACTTGCCATCTGGAACTAAGTGGTGGCAGCGTTATCAACCTCAAGATTACCGTTTGATTGATAACCCTCTTGGCGATACGTTTGACTTTAAACGCATGGTTGAACGTTTAACTGAGCTTAATATTTGGGTTTATGTGGATGTGGTGTTTAATCACATGGCCAACGAATCGGATATTCGAGCTGATTTAGAATACCCAAATCAATGGGACAGAGAAGACTACGTTAAAGAGCCTGAAAAGTACGAGGCATTAACTTTATTTGGTGATTTATCTGAGCCTCTGTTTACTGAGAACGATTTTGTTGAAGCGTTTGGTATTGAGAATTGGAATGACAAATGGGAAGTGCAGAACGGACGTATTTCAGGTGGTCCACACGATCCCGGTTTACCGACATTAGCCGATAATGAACACGTTATTGCACAGCAACGTGCGTATTTAAAAGCGTTAAAAGCCATTGGTGTGAAAGGTTTTCGGATTGATGCCGCAAAGCACATGAGTCTTGAGCATCTTGAGAAAGTGTGGGACGAAGAGATCACGCATGATATTCATATCTTTGGTGAGATCATTACTGATGGCGGTGCAACAAAAGAAGAGTACGAAACCTTTTTAAGCCCATATTTACAAGAAACCAAATTAGGTGCTTATGATTTCCCTCTGTTTAATACGTTGTATCAAGCGCTAGAGGGAGAAGGGTCATTAACAAGCCTGATAGACCCGTATATTTACGGTATGGCGCTTTCTCCATTACGTGCAATTACCTTTGCTACCACTCATGACATTCCTAATAACCAGGTGTTTCAAGACCTTGTGATGTCTGAAGAACACGAATGGCTAGCTTATGCGTATCTGTTTGGACGTGATGGTGGCATTCCGCTTATTTACTCAGAGTATGAGATCAGTGGATTTAAAAATACGGAAGGTAAGCCACGCTGGAAAGATGAGTGGTGCTCTAAACGCATGACGCAATTGATTGGGTTTTATCATGAGATGTATGGCGAAACTCAAACGCAAGTTGAAGCCAGTGACGAGCACTTGGTGTTTGCACGAGGCGAGCGTGGTTTAGTCGCTATCAATAAATCTGATCATAATATTGAAGTGAATGTCGCGGTTAAGGCGGATATTGTTTGGTTAGAGCATACTTCTCAAACTTATCATGCACCGCAGCAAGGGAATTTGCGTTTCTTTATTCCTGCAAAATCGTATTTGCTGTTTTCTCGTTAA
- a CDS encoding methyl-accepting chemotaxis protein — translation MNSSVVRRMYAGFSLIVILFITTVILMLNGTSNIHKQMQSVSSESMPLVSLSNETSVSLLAADKSFKDFLTTRDPIQMQQAREQFSVAETKFKNTFKQLINTAQQKNTGAQQRSELAKIESAYFNEAKVAMDNYQALLTAEDEKQQAIRNFQRLYTELSVRMKEYINDQESIAVKMMAKSYFVKLEDAELITSDALASNDIALVNKAVNQNKKAVTHLNYAYRGLANQLPELKGTFDDSVKQFSAEVGQKEGILNTHFAYLTANDALYTNISNLAQQIDKAITLLTSFNQLANQDLQNSLQQADTIYQQSLYKGIALGVVVSLLATFIGFNIATSVRTPLQNMLKILESLTSGDMTQRIETKRNTEFSRVSRHINTLADNLQKVLIQLSGASDELTEVAQNNNATAEKAKQQLLNQREQTTSVAAAMTEMEHSVVEVASSSESSLLKVQEVEAASEHGQQVMKNNLETIEQLSSRLDESVQAVSNLQKVSSEIGSILDVINNIAEQTNLLALNAAIEAARAGEQGRGFAVVADEVRILAQRTAKSTSEIEVMIANLQSSSKTTTTVIESCVEDMQQSVTQTNEANNAMVMIQNLIEEISHMSNHISQAANEQSATTTEIARSLEDISHIAENNQEAMNDIANVSQTLNELAHQQSDIVHQFKV, via the coding sequence ATGAACAGTTCGGTAGTTCGTCGCATGTACGCAGGATTCTCCTTAATTGTTATCCTATTTATTACGACGGTTATCTTAATGCTCAACGGAACGAGCAATATTCACAAACAGATGCAATCTGTCTCTTCAGAGTCCATGCCTTTAGTGAGCTTATCAAACGAAACAAGCGTCTCCTTGCTTGCCGCTGATAAGTCATTTAAAGATTTCCTTACTACTCGCGATCCTATTCAAATGCAGCAAGCTCGTGAGCAATTTTCTGTTGCAGAAACCAAATTTAAAAATACCTTTAAGCAACTTATTAATACCGCTCAACAAAAAAACACGGGCGCACAACAACGTTCAGAACTGGCTAAAATAGAAAGCGCTTATTTTAATGAAGCAAAAGTAGCAATGGATAACTACCAAGCCCTACTAACGGCTGAAGATGAAAAACAACAAGCGATCCGTAACTTTCAGCGTCTTTACACTGAGTTAAGTGTACGCATGAAAGAATACATTAATGACCAAGAAAGTATCGCTGTTAAGATGATGGCGAAAAGCTACTTCGTGAAACTAGAAGACGCAGAGCTTATTACTTCGGATGCATTAGCAAGTAACGATATCGCATTGGTTAATAAAGCTGTTAATCAAAACAAAAAAGCAGTTACGCATCTAAACTACGCTTACCGTGGGCTAGCAAACCAATTGCCAGAGCTAAAAGGCACATTTGATGATTCAGTAAAACAATTCAGCGCTGAAGTAGGACAAAAAGAAGGGATTCTAAATACTCACTTTGCCTACCTAACGGCTAATGATGCGTTATACACCAACATCTCAAACCTTGCTCAGCAAATTGATAAAGCCATTACCCTGCTTACCTCATTTAATCAATTGGCAAACCAAGATTTACAAAACTCACTGCAACAAGCAGACACCATTTACCAACAGAGCCTTTATAAAGGGATTGCACTGGGTGTGGTTGTTTCTCTGCTAGCAACCTTTATTGGTTTTAATATAGCGACATCAGTTCGTACCCCACTACAAAACATGCTTAAGATCCTAGAGTCATTAACCTCTGGAGATATGACTCAGCGTATTGAAACCAAACGAAACACCGAATTTAGCCGTGTATCTCGTCATATTAATACCCTTGCTGACAACCTACAGAAAGTTTTAATTCAGTTAAGTGGTGCATCTGACGAACTGACTGAAGTGGCGCAAAATAACAACGCAACCGCAGAAAAAGCGAAACAACAACTGCTAAACCAACGTGAACAAACCACAAGCGTTGCAGCGGCAATGACAGAGATGGAACACTCGGTTGTTGAAGTTGCATCAAGTTCAGAAAGCTCACTGCTAAAAGTACAAGAAGTAGAAGCCGCTTCTGAACACGGTCAACAAGTCATGAAAAACAACTTAGAGACCATTGAGCAGCTTTCTTCTCGTTTGGATGAATCAGTACAAGCCGTATCAAATCTACAGAAAGTAAGTAGCGAGATTGGCTCAATTTTGGATGTGATTAATAACATTGCTGAGCAAACCAACCTACTGGCACTTAATGCGGCTATCGAAGCAGCTCGTGCCGGCGAACAAGGCCGTGGCTTTGCGGTTGTTGCTGATGAAGTTCGCATTCTTGCTCAACGTACAGCCAAGTCGACCTCTGAAATTGAAGTGATGATTGCTAACCTTCAATCAAGTTCAAAAACCACCACGACAGTGATTGAAAGCTGTGTTGAAGATATGCAGCAAAGCGTTACTCAAACCAACGAAGCCAATAATGCGATGGTGATGATCCAAAACTTAATTGAAGAGATCAGCCACATGAGTAATCACATATCTCAAGCGGCGAACGAGCAAAGTGCAACAACAACTGAGATTGCACGTAGCTTAGAAGACATCAGCCACATTGCAGAAAATAACCAAGAAGCGATGAACGACATTGCTAATGTAAGCCAAACATTAAATGAACTGGCTCATCAGCAAAGTGATATCGTGCATCAATTTAAAGTGTAA
- the hinT gene encoding purine nucleoside phosphoramidase — translation MAEETIFSKIIRKEIPADVVYQDDLVTAFRDINPRAPSHVLIIPNKLIPTTNDVEPEDELVMGRLFTVARKIAQEEGIAEDGYRLIVNCNPHGGQEVYHIHMHLVGGRPLGPMLLS, via the coding sequence ATGGCTGAAGAAACAATTTTTAGTAAGATTATTCGCAAAGAAATTCCTGCGGATGTGGTATATCAAGATGATTTAGTTACGGCTTTTCGCGATATTAATCCAAGAGCGCCAAGCCATGTATTAATCATTCCTAATAAATTGATCCCTACTACGAATGACGTAGAGCCAGAAGATGAATTGGTAATGGGACGTTTATTTACTGTGGCTAGAAAAATTGCACAAGAGGAAGGCATTGCTGAAGATGGTTACCGTTTAATCGTTAACTGTAACCCTCATGGCGGTCAAGAAGTTTACCATATTCACATGCATCTAGTTGGCGGTCGTCCTCTAGGTCCAATGCTACTAAGCTAA
- a CDS encoding COG3014 family protein: MNSILKKSTIVTFALLLSGCANMSVGNLFSHYSAQTNDVYQLVKSGEAKQAYTLEEQEVGGPILDNMELGRIALLSEQYAESKTDFEVAEQAARVQSDQATISVSDSANQVGSLVTNDNLIDYKPADYELGYLHLYLSLNYLKNNDLEGALVEVRKANYIQEQAKRDREKDLRKAEKEAKKEGVKANVGAILANYPDVGNELAAVQNGYLFYYSGLLYETNRSLNDAYIDYKRALAVAPNNKTVIESVQRVARKLGMRNDIKMLEKQYGAYQVPKRSDSRVIIIDEQGILPPLSDWRLGLPMWDSQGNFVQYNLALPYYKNIKRQVFPPLKVNGKSLASDQVADVTLMAKNDLNERIPAMVIRQALRVVAKDELRKTSRNSKEEELVNAVFTIFNTLTEQPDTRSWQTLPAQISVTSMSIEPGKNQIQYQGNELDFTVKEGHTVVVWSSRQGNAVTWWHKQLGEI; encoded by the coding sequence ATGAATTCAATATTGAAGAAATCCACCATAGTTACTTTTGCTTTGCTGCTTTCTGGCTGTGCAAATATGTCTGTTGGCAATTTGTTTAGTCATTATTCAGCTCAAACTAATGATGTTTATCAATTAGTGAAAAGTGGTGAAGCAAAACAAGCTTATACTCTTGAAGAACAGGAAGTGGGTGGCCCAATTCTTGATAATATGGAGCTTGGTCGTATTGCTTTATTAAGCGAGCAATATGCGGAGAGTAAAACGGATTTTGAAGTAGCAGAGCAAGCCGCGAGAGTACAAAGTGATCAAGCGACTATCTCTGTTTCTGATTCAGCAAATCAAGTGGGCTCTTTAGTTACTAACGATAATTTAATTGACTATAAACCCGCGGATTACGAGTTAGGTTACTTGCATTTATATTTGTCTCTAAATTATCTAAAAAATAACGATTTAGAAGGGGCTTTAGTTGAGGTTCGTAAGGCGAACTATATTCAAGAGCAAGCCAAAAGAGACAGAGAAAAAGATTTACGAAAAGCAGAGAAAGAAGCAAAGAAAGAGGGCGTTAAGGCGAATGTTGGCGCGATTTTAGCGAATTACCCAGATGTTGGGAATGAACTTGCTGCAGTTCAAAATGGCTACCTTTTTTATTACTCTGGTTTGCTTTATGAAACCAATCGTTCGTTAAATGACGCTTATATTGATTACAAGCGTGCATTGGCCGTTGCACCAAATAATAAGACGGTGATCGAATCGGTTCAACGTGTTGCTCGTAAACTGGGTATGCGTAACGATATCAAAATGCTAGAGAAGCAATACGGTGCGTATCAAGTACCAAAACGCTCTGATAGTCGTGTGATTATTATTGATGAACAAGGTATTTTACCGCCATTGTCTGATTGGCGATTGGGCTTACCTATGTGGGATAGCCAAGGTAATTTTGTTCAATATAATTTAGCGTTACCTTACTATAAAAACATCAAACGTCAGGTATTTCCGCCACTAAAAGTGAATGGTAAGTCGTTAGCGAGTGATCAAGTTGCTGATGTGACATTAATGGCGAAAAACGATCTTAATGAACGCATTCCTGCAATGGTGATCCGACAAGCTTTACGTGTTGTTGCTAAAGATGAATTAAGAAAAACATCAAGAAACAGCAAAGAAGAAGAGTTAGTTAATGCGGTCTTTACTATCTTTAATACATTAACAGAACAACCTGATACACGTAGCTGGCAAACATTACCAGCTCAAATAAGTGTAACAAGTATGAGTATTGAGCCTGGAAAGAATCAAATTCAATATCAAGGAAATGAACTAGACTTTACAGTAAAGGAAGGACATACCGTTGTCGTCTGGTCATCTAGACAAGGAAACGCCGTCACTTGGTGGCATAAACAATTAGGGGAAATATAA
- a CDS encoding YcfL family protein, protein MKKWFIALLLPLALAACSSSQTAGISVDSSTQKVVFGDNVLGNRLSVEQITTQDNNGLVRGIVSVTSKFTGDQQLQYRFYWYDEQGLEVNGSDSPWRTFVVRGLDTMSIQSVAMKPEATQFRVQIRTLD, encoded by the coding sequence ATGAAAAAATGGTTTATCGCACTTTTGTTACCACTGGCTTTGGCTGCGTGTAGTTCAAGTCAAACAGCAGGGATCAGTGTTGATAGCAGCACTCAAAAAGTTGTCTTTGGTGATAACGTATTGGGTAACCGTTTATCGGTAGAGCAGATCACAACACAAGACAATAATGGTTTGGTGCGTGGTATTGTGTCAGTTACAAGTAAATTTACGGGTGATCAACAGCTTCAATACCGTTTTTACTGGTATGATGAACAAGGTTTAGAGGTTAACGGTTCTGACTCTCCTTGGCGTACGTTTGTTGTTCGTGGTTTAGATACAATGAGCATTCAATCTGTGGCTATGAAGCCTGAAGCAACTCAGTTCCGTGTTCAAATTCGCACATTAGATTGA
- the lpoB gene encoding penicillin-binding protein activator LpoB, whose translation MKKSVIALLSLAVLLGGCSNKVSYGDAQAVETTTVDFGSTDLQKIAGEMTESMLSSGAVAQITQGNRPIVFVESIKNKTSEHIDTESVTDSISTKLLNSGKFRFVDMDRVEAVRSQLNFQNNDELVNQNTAIQFGKMVGAQYMLYGNLSSIVKNAGSDKDVYYKMTMRLMDLETGLIEWADETEIRKQQEKSLLGW comes from the coding sequence ATGAAGAAAAGTGTTATTGCATTATTAAGCTTGGCTGTATTACTTGGCGGTTGTTCAAACAAGGTAAGCTATGGCGATGCTCAAGCTGTTGAAACAACAACTGTAGATTTCGGTTCAACTGATTTACAAAAAATCGCAGGTGAGATGACTGAGAGCATGCTTTCTTCTGGTGCTGTTGCTCAAATTACTCAAGGTAATCGTCCAATTGTTTTTGTTGAAAGCATTAAAAACAAAACAAGTGAACACATTGATACGGAATCTGTAACGGATTCAATCAGCACTAAGCTACTTAACTCTGGTAAGTTCCGTTTTGTAGATATGGATCGAGTTGAAGCAGTTCGTTCACAACTTAACTTCCAAAATAATGATGAGCTAGTAAACCAAAACACAGCAATTCAGTTTGGTAAAATGGTTGGTGCTCAATACATGCTTTACGGCAACCTTTCTAGCATCGTGAAAAATGCAGGCAGCGACAAAGACGTATACTACAAAATGACAATGCGTTTAATGGATTTAGAAACAGGTCTAATCGAGTGGGCTGATGAAACTGAAATCCGTAAGCAACAAGAGAAAAGCCTACTAGGTTGGTAA
- a CDS encoding YggL 50S ribosome-binding family protein — MKLNKLENKNRRIRKKLYLGEFAILGFEVSCTTEFKDFDQYDVFVDEFIDYINSIDLCFGGGGLELFEGFICSTERYRSVTEEEQLAVANWLDARSEVKKVEVSDLVDANYL, encoded by the coding sequence ATGAAACTGAATAAGTTAGAAAACAAAAATCGCCGCATTCGTAAAAAACTGTACCTAGGTGAGTTTGCGATTCTTGGTTTCGAGGTGAGCTGTACTACTGAATTTAAAGATTTCGATCAATATGATGTATTCGTGGATGAGTTTATTGACTACATTAATAGCATTGACTTGTGCTTTGGTGGCGGTGGTCTTGAGCTATTTGAAGGCTTTATTTGTTCAACAGAGCGTTACCGTTCAGTAACAGAAGAAGAGCAATTAGCAGTAGCAAATTGGTTAGATGCACGTTCAGAAGTGAAGAAAGTGGAAGTTAGTGATTTAGTTGATGCTAACTACCTGTAA
- a CDS encoding class I SAM-dependent DNA methyltransferase: MSSNALYTDLSGYYDLMCADIDYQSQSNFVRRIHQIFGNQGRDYLDLACGTGPHVHHFINYGYQASGLDINQPMLDIAKQRNPDANFILHDMSNFKVEEPLDLITCFLYSIHYNANIEKLSECIASAHAALKPEGVLCFNSVAKNKIDNRSFVKHAAEHEGSQFSFQSGWNYCGEGEQQHLLLKIEKTTDGVTEIWDDKHPMVAIDFDQLKALLEPYFDVHMFEHDYEKITPLEASSGNAIVVCVKK; encoded by the coding sequence ATGTCCTCTAACGCTTTATATACTGATTTATCTGGCTATTACGATTTAATGTGTGCTGACATTGATTATCAATCACAAAGTAATTTTGTACGTCGTATACACCAAATCTTTGGTAATCAAGGAAGAGATTATCTTGACTTAGCGTGTGGAACTGGCCCACATGTACATCATTTTATTAATTATGGCTACCAAGCAAGCGGTTTAGACATTAACCAACCCATGCTTGATATTGCTAAGCAGCGTAACCCTGATGCGAATTTTATTTTGCATGACATGAGTAATTTCAAAGTTGAAGAACCATTGGATTTAATCACCTGTTTTCTTTATTCCATTCATTACAATGCAAATATAGAAAAACTGAGTGAATGTATTGCAAGTGCTCATGCCGCATTAAAGCCTGAAGGTGTGCTTTGTTTTAACTCTGTAGCTAAAAACAAAATCGACAATCGTTCATTTGTAAAACACGCTGCAGAACATGAAGGCAGTCAATTTAGCTTTCAATCAGGTTGGAACTATTGTGGCGAGGGTGAACAACAGCACCTATTGCTGAAAATAGAAAAGACAACAGATGGCGTAACAGAAATTTGGGATGATAAACACCCAATGGTTGCCATTGATTTTGACCAATTAAAAGCCTTGCTAGAGCCATACTTTGATGTTCATATGTTTGAACATGATTACGAGAAAATCACACCACTTGAAGCCTCATCAGGCAATGCCATCGTGGTATGCGTGAAAAAATAG
- the thiK gene encoding thiamine kinase, with protein MDKQFNEFGLTISHVSALSGGLTNACLKVEAKEGSFVWRPISLQAKILGADRAKEHEILQSLSGEYFSPNVYGANEEGLLVEWLEGEVIALDKAQDVAVDLLCSVHQVSLDKLSEQVKNKPMSLKDRIIDYWNSIVPENQTPEMKAYFEHFSQQDEQAFFSHCLCHYDIGAYNIIVKEDGYGLIDWEYASMGDPSQDLTSMIIANQFDMDDVISLYCQKRRLNIDEWKRAVIHWAPWVTFMGALWFLLGHQLLKNTCYQELAEREMNKIRKLLPLS; from the coding sequence ATGGATAAACAATTTAATGAATTTGGTTTAACTATTTCCCATGTTTCTGCTCTAAGCGGTGGATTAACCAATGCGTGTTTGAAAGTTGAAGCAAAGGAAGGCTCGTTTGTCTGGCGTCCAATATCTCTACAAGCAAAGATTCTAGGAGCGGATAGGGCGAAAGAACATGAAATTCTACAATCGTTATCTGGTGAGTATTTTTCTCCGAACGTATATGGAGCAAATGAAGAGGGATTATTAGTTGAGTGGCTTGAAGGTGAGGTTATTGCGCTTGATAAAGCCCAAGATGTCGCTGTCGATTTACTGTGTTCGGTACATCAAGTTTCATTAGATAAGTTAAGTGAACAAGTAAAAAATAAGCCGATGAGTTTAAAAGATCGAATTATTGATTATTGGAATTCGATTGTGCCAGAAAATCAAACACCAGAAATGAAAGCGTACTTTGAGCATTTCTCACAGCAAGATGAGCAAGCTTTCTTTTCTCATTGTTTATGCCATTACGATATTGGTGCATATAATATTATTGTTAAAGAAGATGGCTATGGTCTTATTGATTGGGAGTACGCCTCGATGGGCGATCCAAGCCAAGATCTCACATCTATGATTATTGCTAATCAATTTGATATGGATGATGTTATTTCACTGTATTGTCAAAAACGTCGTTTAAATATTGATGAGTGGAAGCGAGCGGTGATTCATTGGGCTCCATGGGTGACTTTTATGGGAGCGTTGTGGTTCTTATTAGGTCATCAATTACTCAAAAATACTTGCTATCAAGAGTTAGCTGAGCGAGAAATGAACAAAATAAGAAAATTATTGCCATTAAGTTAG